Below is a genomic region from Vanessa tameamea isolate UH-Manoa-2023 chromosome 14, ilVanTame1 primary haplotype, whole genome shotgun sequence.
attgggACCAATTATGCAAAGGCTGACTAAAAGCATTTCATTCTgactttaaagtaaaacaaataaaacaaatatttttttatctatcaaAACAGtattcattgaatataatatgtgtTAGATAGTAAATCTCAATAACCACTTCCTTTCATTTACTTATAAGTATACAACAACATCAATAACATACACAGCACTTTCCAGTTTTACCTGACCTAGTTTagtcattgttttataaaaatatcagagcattatattaatgaagattttaatactaactaattatcaaaattatacaaaactcTGCCCTCATTTTGAAATCATAGtttatgttgaaataaatttaatttattttgaaataaaatctgaatGTGAATGCCTTTTTATCTATTTGACCTAAATAATTACATCCTATCAATAACTATGTTActataacatttacaaaatacgagtataataacagctactaaaatatataactttgaaagaattatataaaatgtaaccaaaatttatttatttacatccaAACATTTTCTACAAAACTGTTCACagtacaaataatacaacaaccgtatctgattttgataaaaataatcatcaaaattatatcctatatattttaaaaattactaattaatttgtacttttaaaacaataacaataaaatggaATTGATAATTTCTCCTGTAAGACTGCTATGAATGCTAAGATGGCCTAAATAAGTATTCTATGCATATGGAATTTCCACAGCCTATACTATAAATCTTTCtacttgtaataaaatgaacaaaagaacagttttgtttttgtatgacTCATTTTCCTTTTTTGGTTAATTCAGATTAATctttaacaataacataatttgGAACACTAATTCCAATTGATCAGAAACTTAACACTGTAAATACGAAAATCTGAGTCTTAAACTCTATACTCTTTGCAtcaacaacattttatattgacataatataatattttggaaaaCCAAATGATTAAAATCAATGAAGTAAACCAAAGTTCGAGTAACCTCATTCAACCTATCCATTGTTTACTACTAACATACTGACCTCAACTACTGTGTTCACATCTTTGATGCAATCAACCATGTGTTGGACGATTTCCTCCGTTGATAACACTTCATATGGATATTCTTCGAGTTCCGTTTGCCGTTCCCTTGTACTGTGAGTCTCGTCCATGACAAAGTCGACATCGTCTCCGCTTGATTCATTACCAGAATCCACATCATCCTTTGTGTCATCTTCCGAGTCCATTGTCgagataaataaatgatttgctAGATAATAATGGTACTGCCAAAATACTTCTTATGATGAAATAATTACACCTAAGATTTAGGAAAGGTCAACAATGAAGAAAATAGTTCACCCACGGGCTGCCAAAACCTCTGACGTATTTGTTAGTGTCTATGACGTCACTCTCTTgactctttaaataaatttgtctatGATCTTTATAAACTTTATCTAATCTACCAAAATGTTtgcattttacaaaattatgaaaagaaaagtttaataaagattgatcgaaattaaaataaacttgttcTGTTTAAGGTTTTGATACATacagatttaataaatttaaccaaAATCTTTGTTtgcagtttttaaaattattacaatgaaGTGTTAAGTAAAGCGCAAatctcaaaattaatatttctaatatctaTGATAACCAAAAGCATTACTGATTACATACTACGTTTGTAGGAATTAACAATGGAAATTTTCGtatcaaattacaaatattattttgtattaagtattaaattaaaatacgcatttatattaaaggaatgttaaatgtaataagcaattatttaggtaaataattcattttttaatttatatatgtaattgtactAATTGTTATGAAGATGTTGTCCacccatttttgtatatatagataaatctaTAACAATGTCATATTTTGTGCTGAAGTTTACTGttagtttgaatataattagtaaGTAAGTAAACTATTCCAAAATTTTAAAGTACTACCGGTTGGAGTcgcattttttatacaaaacatatttagacCCTAAAATAAACCTGTGTCAAATAcccattaaaattaaacctaatctggttcacttttttttaattgcaaacagttatatctaattttttttacaataatgaaaaacatatttctatataaaataatcatattttaatcataacaaTCAACAAAGAAGGCACATTTTTAagacaataataaacattattacataAGATTATCTAGTTCATTTTGAATAGACTCaacttgtaaaaaaattgaatttaattcttGATGTGTTAATTCTACTTCAGTAACATCACATTCACCAAAAAAAGATAGATAGGCTTTAggtactttactttttttatgatactctGAACTTAATTCTGTATTTAGCTTCCACTGCAAATCTGGGTTatcttcatatttatttagCGAAGTGGATGTCAAGTCATTTAGTGTTAACTTTGTTTCCGAAGAccaaatcttaataaaaaagttaacctTTTCATCATTGAAACCAATATTCGATAAATCAGCTTTTAAGTTTACAGGCATGAAGATGAATTTgagaattcttttaaaaatgtaaagtataGATTTAATTGCTAAGAGTAATTGTTCATCGTTCACTTTAAATATCTTTTCAAGTTTTCTTCTTTCCTCTTCTGTGAAAATTTCTGTgtcttgattttttaatttgactacgATTCTTCTAAGAAACTGTTCAAATTTTGTCTCTTCCAActgattaattaaatcaatacctttcttcaaactaaaaatatatttaaaaaatggtaaaattagatgtaattataaaataacaatgtaatttagaaaatcgttaaattatcattatttttaacaactaacttaagaaaataaaaaataataattataccttgGAGAAGTTTTCAGCCAATTACACTCCATATTTGTGTTATCTAAAGATTTATCTAGTTATTgacaacataatattaataaatagtaaaaagttttatataacttCCTGCACATCAATTGCTTAAGCATTATAAGTACAACAACATTAGCAACAAATGATAATAAGTAAAATGTAATAActaaacaaaagtaattaataaaataccaacacccatatataggtatgtagatattttaaaattgtttaatgatTGTGACATTGCGACATTAAAAGTTGTCAACTTGTCAATAGGCTCCGTGCGCATCGCATGTGGCGCCGCCCTCGCGGCTCAATCGGAAAGTTAGTAGATGCCCGTGTGGCTAGCTAGTATAAGTGTATTATCTATGCGTGTGGCCAATGGCCATGTGGTGACAACAGTCGTTCGGAGTGAGCTCGTGCATACGGATTCAACTTGTGAAAACACCTAAAAATATCGGAAAATAATGCCTGCCAAaagatattgttgtgttattggGTGCAACAACTCCGAACAAAATAGTcggcaattaaaattttactctttTCCGAGAAAAAGCCATGAAATTGACTGAAGGAAAAAGTGGATACAAGCTGTTAGACGAATGTGAGTAAATTTTActcaattttacatttatgtatttatttctcaaaattatcattgtatatCCCTATATACGACAGTGAGGACGAAATATGCATAAggaaataggtttttttttttcattatgcgttatttcatttttatcttttagtAGTGCAGACAACAAACCGTGAGAGCCGAGCGTAAACAGTCACATCTGCAGTGCTCATTTTGTTGGCGATGCGAAATCAACGATTGAAAATAGCCCATCGTATATCCCAACGAATTTTCCACCAATCTATAAAAAAAGGGCTTTATCACAAGCAGCCGCTGCTCGACATGATCGACTCAGGAAACGAAAGATTTCAAATCCATTGGAGGTACACGTGGAGGCTGTAGTACAAGAAAATGTGTTCCATTGTATTCATATCTTTcttcaaaaatatgaatacaatggAAAAAAAGCAAACTATAAATCGGGAATTTTTCAGGGTTGCAAGAAGTCGGGGAGACGTCTACTTCTATAAGTGTAGGCTACCAAACAAATGCACATAATTGTCAAGAACAAAACAacacaaaaattatgtttttaatcacaCAAGGACCACAGCACCAGTGCCATACATCATGTTTTGAGGAAAACGAAAGAGCAaagcattaatttattagtgcAAGAGGCTAGTGAAATTGCTATGAAACTAGAATCTACAGTTActctaaaaatacttatttagtttGACTGTACGATCCTGCATATTTGCATCAACGAGTTGTTATACTTATACAAGTAACTGTAAAAATTCATGATTTAGTGTCGTTTGCATCAgatcttaataatacaatttatagtaaaaaaatttttttcatatacctTCAACGTAACATCGTATGGAGGGTTTGTTACCCTAGTTTGTGGTAAAACTTTTCCCTCGATGATATATGTTTACCATCTACATCGATAATTTCTCTCACGTTGGAGACATGCCTGCTTTCGAATAgttttttacctaaaattcaattcaataataagcGGCAACACATTCACTCGGAAGGGTtggatttctaattttttttggtacatTACTTACCTTTTGATATCGATTTCGcacgaaaaaaatgtaaatagattGATTGAAAACTACATTGGATTGTCGTCGAGGTcataacgttaattattttcgattaataATGACCTCGAAGTGCGTATGAATTATATACTACTTGGGAAGGCGCCCGCGCCAGTCAGCTGGGCATGTACGTATTGTCACCATTGTTCCGCGAGATGGCGCAACAGTAGGCGCATCGCGATACGCACGGGGCCTATAAAAAATCGCAACTGGCAAGCATGGACACAATATAGAAATCGGATACGaaattatgtttgaatattttgataataagtaatatttaatataatatgacgtCATCGTTCGATTAGCttaagcttattttatttatttggggtaggcataacaaaactaaaaaatagaaaaaaggaTATTGCATCAACCATCCTTGTGATCAGCAATCTGCAAGACACTAATTTTTTGACACTAAGCTTTTGCTGCTAAATTAGTCGATAGATTTTGGCGACCATACCATACAggtaatgtaaatatgtatgggCATTGAAAGAGAAAGGTTTGCCTGGGAAGTGTGTAGAGTTAGTCCGTGCTATGTACAGCGGATCCTGTACCTACGTCCGATTGTCTGTCGGCAACACCGACCAGTTCAATGTGGCTATAGGGTTGCACCAAGGGTCAGCTCTAAGTCCTTACCTCTTCCTGCTAATTATGGACGCTCTAACGGCGGACATACAGGAGGAGGCACCCTGGTGCATGCTTTTtgccgacgacattgtactggttggtgaagatggacctgagatccagagcagattggaAGATTGGCAAACGATTGgaaactggagaatgttggcttaaaaatcagtagaacgaagactgaatacatTTTCTGCGATTTCGGCGGTATATCCGTtcctgaagccatagcgcttgaCGACGTGGCCCTTCCAGTTtgctccgacttccggtatctcgacgagaatggatgtggatggatatagaggtaggggacgacccaagaaacgatggatggattgtgtgaaagacgatatggttagaaagaatgttacttgtgagatgacgtctgacagagaagtatggaagaggaagacatgctgcgccgaccccaagtaaaattgggataacgGCATGAGGATgatgatacatatatttatatgcaacAACCAGAGGAGTAGAGTTAGTtaagtaaacaatatttgagTTGGAATTAACGCGATTATCATTGGTTGAGACTGGAGGGCctgactataatttataaaattaatttaagaacgaACCTACAAACCCCTCGGTGTTATAGATGTCCATGAGCGATGGTAGTTATTGATCCTCCTACTagtttgccacctataccatttaaaaagaaaaggatGATCATTAGTAGTTATGTGGTGGAACAGTGGAGTATGATAAACAAAGATTCATTATCCAAGAACCGTTTGTAGTGCACAATTAGCAAATCGcttgaaatacataaatctaaggttttttatttttattcccttTTCAATTGGAATAAGCTATTGTAGAGGCGCTTACTTTATcaacatatatcatatacatttatcaaatattccTCGGTCGGTTTTTATAACATCCATGGATTAAGGGCGGCTCTATTCTATTCTGTAAATGAATAAATCTCATAGACttgataaataatacaattctaTGGAATACGAATGTAATGgagataaaaatacatatatttttttaataattatcaaataaaattaaaacccaAAAATCCTcttaaaatgtaggtattattatattcaataaaatgaacACTTAATAATGGCACTAGTAacaataatctatggtattatTAGTGAACATTTCCTAGTAGAGGAAAAAAATTGAAGTATAACGAAGTTTAAGTAAAAGTTGCTTAAAAATTTATCATGAGcctatagatttaaatttatcataaactaTAAAACTTACAGAAATCGTTGTTTTGAAATTTGGAAAATGTTGATGAAAAATCAGATGAAGTTTGATTTAAAGActcttaaaaacttattaaacaaGAATAAGTTGGAccatataatatacaacaatCGACGAAAAAGAAATTTATGCGAAGCCAACATGCGAATTTccttagtttcttttttttctagTGGATATCTATTTCTACAGATTGTTATGACTTTGACACAGCTATAACAAATTTTTTGACCTTCGTGTCAATTTCCAATATGACGACTGCTAACTGACGTTACATTTGACAAATTGTGGACGAAGTATCTGTCAGTGTCAAATTGCTGGCATGTCGTGGTTGTTCTCTGCGTGGAAGTTTTAAAAAGCGATATTTCATCATGTCGCTAAAAGTAGATAGGGTACCCGAAAACATAGATTTTCCTAAAGAAGAGGAAAAGGTGTTAAATTTTTGGAAACAAATCGATGCATTCCACACTTGtctaaatcaatcaaaaaacaAACCCAGGTTTGATATCCTAACCTACATAATGAGacaaaaagtaaagaaaaaccttgttctaattaattaactattacagGTACTCTTTTTATGATGGACCTCCTTTTGCAACGGGGCTACCGCATTATGGACATATTCTCGCAGGAACAATCAAAGATGTAATCACTAGATATGCTCATCAGAAGGTGagatataaacacaataaaccagatttattatatatgataatcaAATGAGTACCAATTATCTTATGTGTAAATTTGAACATTTCAGGGTTTTCATGTAGAAAGGCGTTTTGGCTGGGATTGTCATGGTTTACCtgttgaatttgaaattgataaaaatctaGGTATAAAAGGACCTGAAGATGTTGAGAAGATgggtattgataaatataatgcaGAATGTCGAAAGATCGTAATGAAATATGCCAATGAATGGGAGATAATTATGACTCGTGTGGGTCGATGGATAggtaaacaatatatttctctacacatttatatataatattataaaaaaataatcttcctCATTTGTTACAgactttaaaaatgattataagaCCCTGTATCCTTGGTTTATGGAATCTGTGTGGTGGGTATTTAAAGAACTTTTTAATAAAGGTCTGGTTTATCAGGGTGTAAAAGTAATGCCATATTCCACAACTTGCTCTACACCATTATCTAATTTTGAAGCTGGACAAAACTATAAGGATGTTGTAGATCCAGCAGTTGTTATTTCTTTTCCTACCCAAGAAGGTTTTTCTTTACTTGCATGGACTACTACACCTTGGACACTCCCCAGCAACCTAGCCCTCTGTGTTAATCCCAAACTTATCtatgtcaaaataaaagaaaagtcaACAGAGAATTGTTATGTCTTACAAGAGAACCGATTTCcagttatattcaaaaatattgatGACTTTGAAATCATTGATAAATTTTTAGGGGAAAAGTTGAGAGGCTTAAAGTATACaccactttttaattatttcgtggAAAAGTGTCCTAATGCATTTCAGGTACTTACTGATGGATATGTTACTGATGATTCAGGTACAGGTATTGTACACCAGGCTCCATATTTTGGTGAAGATGATTTTCGAGTTTGCTTAGCTGCAGGTATCATAACAAGAGATCAAGACATTATCTGCCCTGTTGATGCTAGTGGAAGGTTTATAGAACCAGTAAATGATTTTCTTGGTCAACATGTCAAGGATGCTGATAAAAATATCATAGCAAATCTGAAAGCATGTAAAAGACTGATTCAATCTGGCCAGATAAAACACAGTTATCCATACTGTTGGCGCTCTGACACTCCTCTTATCTATAAAGCTGTGCCATCATGGTTTATAAGAGTGGAACAAATGAGTCAGGATCTTTTGAAATCCAGTGAAGCTACATATTGGGTACCTGACtatgtaaaagaaaaaagatttGGTAATTGGTTGAAAGATGCTAGAGATTGGGCTGTTAGTAGGAACAGATATTGGGGGACCCCTATTCCACTTTGGATTTCTAGTGATAAGCAAGAAGTTATATGCATAGGTAGCATTGCAGAACTTAGTGCTTTAACTGGTAAAGAGATTACAGATATACATAGAGAAAGCATTGATCATCTAGAAATACCATCTGCAAGACCTGGGCATCCACCATTGAAAAGAGTGACTGAAGTATTTGATTGTTGGTTCGAATCAGGATCTATGCCATATGGTCAAAATCACTAcccatttgaaaataaaaaagaatttgatGAGATCTTTCCCGCTAACTTTATTGCTGAAGGTATAGACCAAACCAGGGGTTGGTTTTACACATTGATTGTCCTATCAACAGCACTATTTAATAAACCTcctttcaaaaatttaattgctaATGGATTGATTTTGGCAGCTGATGGtcaaaaaatgtctaaaaaaaagaaaaattacccTGACCCTTTAGAAGTAGTTACTAAATATGGAGCTGATGCATTAAGACTCTACCTTATTAATTCTCCAGTAGTTAAAGCTGAAAATCTTCGTTTCAAGGAAGAAGGAGTTAAAGATGTTATAAAGGATGTTTTCTTGCCTTGGTACAATGCTTTTAGATTCTTAATGCAAAATGTTGAGAGAATTGTTCAAGAAGACAAAATAGACtacaaatacaatgaaaatgtaGTTAGAGAAAATGTGATGGACAAATGGATTACTTCCTTTACACAATcgcttattaattttgtaaccaAAGAAATGTCAGCATATAGACTGTATACTGTTGTACCAAGATTGACTAAATTTATTGACCATCTTACAAACTGGTATGTGAGAATGAACAGAAAAAGGCTAAAAGGAGAAAATGGACTTAAGGATTGCCAAGTAGCATTAGATACCCTATTTGGCGTTCTTTTCGATATGGTAAGGGTTATGGCACCCTTTACTCCATTTTTGACTGAAGTGATGTACAAAACTCTGCGTCAACTTTTGGTTGGAAGTTCTTTGGAAAGTgtacattataatatgataCCAGAACCGAAACTAGATTTGGTTGATACAAATATTGAAAGAGCTGTTCAAAGGATGCAAGCTGTAATTGAACTTGGTAGAGTTTTAAGAGATAGGAAAACGATCCCTATAAAGTATCCTCTACCAGAAATGATAATTATTCATCAAGACCAAACTTATTTAGATGATATAAAATCATTGCTTACTTATGTTGTAGAAGAAATGAATGTAAAGAAAGTCGAATTAACTAGCAATAAAGAGAAATATGGCATAACATTAAGGGTGGAACCAGACTATAAGATCCTTGGAGCTAAATTAAAAGGTGATTTCAAAGCTGTAACACAAGCATTAAAAGATCTGAATAATAGTGACTGTGAAAAGCTAATCGCCAATGGATTTGTTGAGCTAAATGGACAGCACATTGATGTTTCAGAAGTTAGAGTAATTTTCCAGGCTAAAGGCAGTGATCAATATGAAGCACATAGTGACaatgatgttttaattttgctCAATGTTACACCTGACCAAGAAATGCTGGATGAAGGATTTTCTAgggaaataataaatagagtGCAGAAACTTAGAAAAAAAGCGCATTTGGTACCAACTGATGAGGTTGATGtttattttgaagtaaataaaacttgTGACATATTACGTATCATAAATTCACACCgtgaatttattgaaaatactgTAAGAGCACCTTTAAAATGTATGGAAGAACTTTTGCCATCTAAACCTCTCATTATTCAAGAAACACAGGAATTAAAAGGTTCCCAGCTAAAATTGATAATTACTTGGAGAAAAGATATAGAAATGCCAGTTAACCCTTGGGCTAACATAATTTTACATGGTATAAAACCACGTTTTGGAGTCACATCAAACAATGGTAGCATCATTCTAAAAGGAAAAGATAACAAATATCTGTCATTAGATAGTTTGTGCCAAGAAGTTGAAATTTTGTTTGGAATTTATGGAATGAAATATATGTTATGGTGTGATGGTGCtgaagtaaaaaatacaaacaatctTAATGGTAAAACCATTGTTGTATCACCTTCAAAACCGATCGACATTACTTCACAAAATAATCCATTTTGCAAGTTTGTAAACATAGCTAATGGTAAAAAAACTGCTACATTTTTCATAGAAAACCCTGTTGGAAAAATAACTCTTAATGAAGAACAAGCAGTAAACTTTGTTTCAGAGTATTTGGAAATTAATTCAACTGACgttgatacaaaattatttaaataagtggttacttttatatttccCTTTGTAATTTCTCATGTTATGTGATGTTATTACTATGGAAAATTTGCTTTTACAGTTTTCTTCTTGGCTTCAAACTTACTTTCACTAGCCAAAGCTTGTGAATAGATATAGATACTAACTGCAGTATTCCACCACCTCATCTGTAGTTTATAGcgacattgttatttatttcaataaatgctttttatacatttgtgttattttatctaCGCTTTCTGGTCTCTGCCAGTTTTACGAAATTCCAGTAAGTTATATgtcatatgtttttaataaatcataataatacgaTGAGTAAATTTTCAACATTACTAAGGTTAAGGATAAGTACTTAGGTACGAAGTGAATTAGTTCGAAAGATTATGTCAATTCAGGCCCGTAATTGTAGACGTATTACGATATTTCCATAAACGAATGAAAACGAAAACTTGGGTATGCGGTAAATAGAAATTACTCTTTACACTTTGTACTTTTTGCCAAAAGCAATAGTTAGCACAGAATAATTCAAATGAATTCCTGGGGGGAAAAAAACGGGATTAGCGCATTAGTagcgtattaataatataataatgtaatagttTCAATTGGTCCTGATCATGATATCTGAGACGATATCTCACAAAATTGAGTGAAATCTTAATTTTGTGTACCTACTTCCTCActctctaatatt
It encodes:
- the LOC113398785 gene encoding COMM domain-containing protein 10-like, with product MECNWLKTSPSLKKGIDLINQLEETKFEQFLRRIVVKLKNQDTEIFTEEERRKLEKIFKVNDEQLLLAIKSILYIFKRILKFIFMPVNLKADLSNIGFNDEKVNFFIKIWSSETKLTLNDLTSTSLNKYEDNPDLQWKLNTELSSEYHKKSKVPKAYLSFFGECDVTEVELTHQELNSIFLQVESIQNELDNLM
- the LOC113398782 gene encoding isoleucine--tRNA ligase, cytoplasmic, whose translation is MSLKVDRVPENIDFPKEEEKVLNFWKQIDAFHTCLNQSKNKPRYSFYDGPPFATGLPHYGHILAGTIKDVITRYAHQKGFHVERRFGWDCHGLPVEFEIDKNLGIKGPEDVEKMGIDKYNAECRKIVMKYANEWEIIMTRVGRWIDFKNDYKTLYPWFMESVWWVFKELFNKGLVYQGVKVMPYSTTCSTPLSNFEAGQNYKDVVDPAVVISFPTQEGFSLLAWTTTPWTLPSNLALCVNPKLIYVKIKEKSTENCYVLQENRFPVIFKNIDDFEIIDKFLGEKLRGLKYTPLFNYFVEKCPNAFQVLTDGYVTDDSGTGIVHQAPYFGEDDFRVCLAAGIITRDQDIICPVDASGRFIEPVNDFLGQHVKDADKNIIANLKACKRLIQSGQIKHSYPYCWRSDTPLIYKAVPSWFIRVEQMSQDLLKSSEATYWVPDYVKEKRFGNWLKDARDWAVSRNRYWGTPIPLWISSDKQEVICIGSIAELSALTGKEITDIHRESIDHLEIPSARPGHPPLKRVTEVFDCWFESGSMPYGQNHYPFENKKEFDEIFPANFIAEGIDQTRGWFYTLIVLSTALFNKPPFKNLIANGLILAADGQKMSKKKKNYPDPLEVVTKYGADALRLYLINSPVVKAENLRFKEEGVKDVIKDVFLPWYNAFRFLMQNVERIVQEDKIDYKYNENVVRENVMDKWITSFTQSLINFVTKEMSAYRLYTVVPRLTKFIDHLTNWYVRMNRKRLKGENGLKDCQVALDTLFGVLFDMVRVMAPFTPFLTEVMYKTLRQLLVGSSLESVHYNMIPEPKLDLVDTNIERAVQRMQAVIELGRVLRDRKTIPIKYPLPEMIIIHQDQTYLDDIKSLLTYVVEEMNVKKVELTSNKEKYGITLRVEPDYKILGAKLKGDFKAVTQALKDLNNSDCEKLIANGFVELNGQHIDVSEVRVIFQAKGSDQYEAHSDNDVLILLNVTPDQEMLDEGFSREIINRVQKLRKKAHLVPTDEVDVYFEVNKTCDILRIINSHREFIENTVRAPLKCMEELLPSKPLIIQETQELKGSQLKLIITWRKDIEMPVNPWANIILHGIKPRFGVTSNNGSIILKGKDNKYLSLDSLCQEVEILFGIYGMKYMLWCDGAEVKNTNNLNGKTIVVSPSKPIDITSQNNPFCKFVNIANGKKTATFFIENPVGKITLNEEQAVNFVSEYLEINSTDVDTKLFK